The DNA region TCGGGGATGGGCTTGCTAATACCACAGTCCTCCATATAGAATCCTCCAACACCATCATACTCCTTGCCAACAGCTGCTAGTACGCTGGTGGCAGCGCCTTGTTGGACACTCTTCCAAACTTTTCTTATGTGAGGCATCTGTATCAATTTCTCCAACATTTTGCGGGTTTCCCCGTCTGAAGACTTCATCAAGCCACTGCCAAAACCGCCAGGGTGAACACTGATGGTATGTACCCCCTCAGAGCCGTAGCGCCGCTCTACTTCATTACAGAACCAAATTTTGGCCGTGTTTGAGTGAGAATACGAGACTCCAGGCTCATAACCTTTTCCGTTGGCGTTCGCAGTGTCATAGTTGTTTTCCGGCAGTACGGTCGACGCCGTGTGTGATGTGCTGGAGGTGGTGACAACTCGCACGTTTACCTTGTTGTCGGCAGCCGTCTTCAAAAGGAGAGGCTTGAGCAGCTGGAATAGGTAGAATTGTGCGAGGTGATTGACACCAAACTGCTGTTCGTAGCCCTCTTCTGTGTAGCCACGCGGTGTCGCCGCGATGCCTTTGGTGAAGTAGACGTCAGCCACCAGTTTGATTCAATTCAATCCGAGGGACGAGTGGAACTTACCCGCATTGTTGACGAGAACATCTAGCCGGCCGGTGTTATTCAAAACTACCTCAGCGCCTCTCTTGACGCTCTTTAAACTCTTGAGTTCCATTTCTATCACCTCTAATCTCAAGCCTGAGTCTTCGCTCTCCAGCTCACTCTTCACCCTCTCACCCTTCGCGAAGTCACGGGAGGTGAAAAAGACTTTCATGCCAGTTTTTGCTAGATGGCGAACAATTTCAAGTCCAATTCCGTTTGTACCACCGGTAACCAGCGCGACCTTGTCGAACAATTGTCCAATCAGACCCTCGTCTTGGATAATCTGTAAAGCAGTTGGGCGGGCGTCACCCTCGCCCTGAGGGTCGATATGGGTCGCAGCGTACCGGTTAGGGATCTGCGGCAGGCTGGGGATGTAAGGCATGTCGAAACAAGTTCCCTGAAACTCAAAGTCTTGGCCTTCCTTCT from Colletotrichum higginsianum IMI 349063 chromosome 4, whole genome shotgun sequence includes:
- a CDS encoding Short-chain dehydrogenase, which produces MPYIPSLPQIPNRYAATHIDPQGEGDARPTALQIIQDEGLIGQLFDKVALVTGGTNGIGLEIVRHLAKTGMKVFFTSRDFAKGERVKSELESEDSGLRLEVIEMELKSLKSVKRGAEVVLNNTGRLDVLVNNAGIAATPRGYTEEGYEQQFGVNHLAQFYLFQLLKPLLLKTAADNKVNVRVVTTSSTSHTASTVLPENNYDTANANGKGYEPGVSYSHSNTAKIWFCNEVERRYGSEGVHTISVHPGGFGSGLMKSSDGETRKMLEKLIQMPHIRKVWKSVQQGAATSVLAAVGKEYDGVGGFYMEDCGISKPIPDDTNWAGYGFKSWAFDEEGEKKLWDDSLKMAGLEDGH